One window from the genome of Prionailurus viverrinus isolate Anna unplaced genomic scaffold, UM_Priviv_1.0 scaffold_49, whole genome shotgun sequence encodes:
- the LOC125159415 gene encoding LOW QUALITY PROTEIN: olfactory receptor 3A3-like (The sequence of the model RefSeq protein was modified relative to this genomic sequence to represent the inferred CDS: deleted 1 base in 1 codon): MDSRLHTPMDDFLVNLSLLDTAYISSTGPQVLEHLLAAVRTVPYRACLPQIFFLHFLAPWECFLLTAMACDRYAAIGRPPHHLVLLGRGRTRAGMASTSRLLALADAFAHTVLAAPLRFCGPRLITHFSCGLPPLTRLSCSSTWASELALFVLSFVVALAPRAPVAISCVRVVAAILRIHSAEGRRKAFSTCGAHTTVVCIFYIAPVLCYILPSSACSGLRDRVLPVLYVVLTPMLNPVVYSMGNKEVKRALFKALGKESAS; the protein is encoded by the exons ATGGACTCCCGACTCCACACTCCCATGGACGACTTCTTAGTCAACCTCTCACTGCTGGACACTGCCTATATCTCCAGCACGGGGCCTCAGGTGCTGGAACACCTGCTGGCAGCAGTGCGGACCGTGCCCTATCGTGCTTGTCTTCCccagatcttctttctccatttcctggcTCCCTGGGAGTGCTTCCTGCTCACAGCCATGGCCTGTGACCGCTATGCGGCCATCGGCCGGCCACCGCACCACCTAGTCCTCTTGGGCCGT GGACGGACCCGGGCAGGAATGGCTTCCACCTCCCGCCTGCTTGCCTTGGCCGATGCGTTCGCCCACACCGTCCTTGCAGCTCCACTGAGGTTCTGCGGGCCTCGCCTCATCACCCACTTCTCCTGTGGCCTCCCTCCACTGACCAGACTCTCTTGCTCAAGCACGTGGGCCAGCGAACTTGCCCTGTTTGTCCTCAGTTTCGTGGTGGCTCTTGCACCCCGTGCCCCGGTTGCGATCTCCTGTGTACGTGTTGTGGCTGCGATTCTCAGGATCCACTCCGCTGAGGGCCGAAGGAAAGCCTTTTCCACCTGTGGTGCTCACACCACCGTGGTCTGCATTTTCTACATCGCTCCAGTCCTCTGCTACATCCTCCCCAGCTCTGCGTGCTCTGGCTTGCGGGACCGGGTGCTCCCTGTGCTGTACGTGGTCCTCACCCCCATGCTCAACCCCGTCGTCTACAGCATGGGAAACAAGGAGGTGAAGAGGGCTTTGTTCAAGGCCCTCGGGAAAGAAAGTGCCTCCTAG
- the LOC125159419 gene encoding EKC/KEOPS complex subunit LAGE3-like, protein MEAADKAAGGEAGGADNARDGQGGQEGQEGQGGGLGRRGHGHGLGGAAAEAAVAGEAPRVPRPPHAPGPGGDALSTAGRPETRVHIFALGVPFPSQLEAEIACASFAPYREPYGCLVEQQLTVFGSVLAIRWRAENPFLLRISIINFLDQLCVVIRTMQRFRFPVPAKPALAKGG, encoded by the exons ATGGAGGCGGCAGACAAAGCCGCAGGCGGCGAGGCGGGCGGCGCCGACAACGCCCGGGACGGCCAGGGGGGCCAGGAGGGCCAGGAGGGCCAGGGAGGCGGCCTCGGCCGCCGCGGGCACGGTCACGGCCTCGGAGGCGCGGCCGCGGAGGCCGCGGTCGCCGGCGAGGCTCCGCGTGTCCCGCGACCACCTCACGCCCCCGGGCCAGGCGGAGATGCCCTCTCCACGGCCGGAAGGCCGGAAACCCGAGTACACATATT CGCCCTCGGCGTGCCTTTCCCGTCCCAGTTGGAGGCGGAGATCGCCTGTGCGTCTTTCGCCCCATATCGGGAACCGTATGGATGCCTTGTGGAGCAGCAGCTCACTGTGTTCGGCAGCGTCCTGGCCAT ccGCTGGAGAGCTGAAAACCCTTTCCTCCTCCGAATTTCCATCATCAACTTTCTTGACCAGCTTTGCGTGGTGATTCGGACCATGCAGCGCTTCCGGTTCCCGGTTCCCGCTAAGCCCGCGCTGGCGAAAGGGGGCTAA
- the LOC125159417 gene encoding cancer/testis antigen 1-like: MEATDRGAGGGAGGPEGQRGPGDPGVPDGPGGHEGPGGGGGGEGEECATAGAAPRVAQAPCAPVPGAAAVPGLGGHPLPGPGGHGGPTAGGPGSQPLQFYVTMPFPSPTEAQVAHQCLATQGQPQVGAVRKEFTVFGNVLIIRLTAEDPGQLQVSIASCLDQLSLLVWTMQRFVPPFFRVPEPGKRG; this comes from the exons ATGGAGGCCACAGATCGAGGCGCAGGCGGTGGGGCCGGCGGTCCCGAGGGTCAGCGTGGCCCGGGAGACCCCGGTGTCCCAGATGGCCCCGGAGGCCACGAGGgccccggcggcggcggaggTGGTGAGGGAGAGGAGTGTGCCACGGCCGGTGCGGCCCCGCGGGTCGCGCAGGCGCCATGTGCTCCCGTCCCGGGCGCAGCTGCCGTGCCAGGGCTTGGCGGACACCCTTTGCCGGGACCCGGTGGGCACGGCGGTCCCACAGCCGGAGGGCCGGGGAGCCAGCCGCTGCAGTT CTACGTCACCATGCCTTTCCCGTCACCCACGGAGGCACAGGTGGCCCACCAGTGTCTGGCGACACAGGGCCAGCCCCAGGTCGGGGCAGTTCGGAAGGAGTTCACGGTATTCGGCAACGTCCTAATTAT CCGACTGACTGCCGAAGACCCTGGCCAACTCCAGGTTTCCATCGCCTCCTGTCTTGACCAGCTTTCCCTGTTGGTTTGGACCATGCAGCGCTTCGTGCCCCCGTTTTTCAGAGTGCCGGAGCCAGGCAAAAGGGGCTAA
- the LOC125159325 gene encoding LOW QUALITY PROTEIN: olfactory receptor 3A3-like (The sequence of the model RefSeq protein was modified relative to this genomic sequence to represent the inferred CDS: deleted 1 base in 1 codon) has product MDSRLHTPMDDFLVNLSLLDTAYISSTGPQVLEHLLAAVRTVPYRACLPQIFFLHFLAPWECFLLTAMACDRYAAIGRPPHHLVLLGRRRTRAGMASTSRLLALADAFAHTVLAAPLRFCGPRLITHFSCGLPPLTRLSCSSTWASELALFVLSFVVALAPRAPVAISCVRVVAAILRIHSAEGRRKAFSTCGAHTTVVCIFYIAPVLCYILPSSACSGLRDRVLPVLYVVLTPMLNPVVYSMGNKEVKRALFKALGKESAS; this is encoded by the exons ATGGACTCCCGACTCCACACTCCCATGGACGACTTCTTAGTCAACCTCTCACTGCTGGACACTGCCTATATCTCCAGCACGGGGCCTCAGGTGCTGGAACACCTGCTGGCAGCAGTGCGGACCGTGCCCTATCGTGCTTGTCTTCCCcagatcttctttctccacttcctGGCTCCCTGGGAGTGCTTCCTGCTCACAGCCATGGCCTGTGACCGCTATGCGGCCATCGGCCGGCCACCGCACCACCTAGTCCTCTTGGGCCGTCGG CGGACCCGGGCAGGAATGGCTTCCACCTCCCGCCTGCTTGCCTTGGCCGATGCGTTCGCCCACACCGTCCTTGCAGCTCCACTGAGGTTCTGCGGGCCTCGCCTCATCACCCACTTCTCCTGTGGCCTCCCTCCACTGACCAGACTCTCTTGCTCAAGCACGTGGGCCAGCGAACTTGCCCTGTTTGTCCTCAGTTTCGTGGTGGCTCTTGCACCCCGTGCCCCGGTTGCGATCTCCTGTGTACGTGTTGTGGCTGCGATTCTCAGGATCCACTCCGCTGAGGGCCGAAGGAAAGCCTTTTCCACCTGTGGTGCTCACACCACCGTGGTCTGCATTTTCTACATCGCTCCAGTCCTCTGCTACATCCTCCCCAGCTCTGCGTGCTCTGGCTTGCGGGACCGGGTGCTCCCTGTGCTGTACGTGGTCCTCACCCCCATGCTCAACCCCGTCGTCTACAGCATGGGAAACAAGGAGGTGAAGAGGGCTTTGTTCAAGGCCCTCGGGAAAGAAAGTGCCTCCTAG